A genomic region of Clavibacter michiganensis subsp. insidiosus contains the following coding sequences:
- the treS gene encoding maltose alpha-D-glucosyltransferase has protein sequence MDDAIETNAIPEPEPTEITYDEERFPARPARLRARPQLRASGIRRSSNDPRAADASNPSYVEWLRRQSMLGDADVLSRGLSGSPSMWSNPYARPDARRAIDTASVWFTAYPISLITKEGESYLGALGDPQLWEIFQSIGIEAVHTGPVKLAGGITEWSQTASVDGHFDRISTQIDAAFGTEDEFRRLTEVADRHGGSVIDDIVPGHTGKGADFRLAEMGYKDFPGIYHMVEIPEEDWGLLPDVLPGRDAVNLDVAAEQALADQGYIIGRLQRVIFYAPGVKETNWSATAPVLGVDGRTRRWVYLHYFKQGQPSINWLDPTFAGMRMVIGDALHSLGDLGASALRLDANGFLGVEKSVEGPAWSEGHPLSEAANHLIASMVRKVGGFSFQELNLTMEDIRDTGRVGADLSYDFINRPAYQHALATGDTEFLRLTLRTSLEVGVDPVTLVHALQNHDELTYELVHWATEHCADVFPFRGDEMTGADLAETIRGDLLEELTGDSADYNHVFTTNGIACTTASVIAAAQGFTTLDAIGDGDVAGIRAAHLLLAKFNAWQPGVFALSAWDLLGVLPLHASQVADLIEGGDTRWVHRGGHDLLDAAPEATGSGSGMPRGRSLYGSLPAQVGDPSSFASGLRSVLEVRERFDVALGTQLDVPDVGHPGMLVMVHRLDNGDPEADARLQLTVLNFTGEAIVATVRSEELPARRVVRDATSGEEVGTVDDLSSFPVQLEPYAGLFLLLDEEPEAEEA, from the coding sequence GTGGACGACGCCATCGAGACGAACGCGATCCCCGAGCCGGAGCCCACGGAGATCACGTACGACGAGGAGCGCTTCCCGGCCCGCCCCGCCCGTCTCCGCGCCCGTCCGCAGCTGCGCGCCAGCGGGATCCGCCGCTCGTCGAACGACCCGCGCGCCGCCGACGCGTCGAACCCCTCCTACGTGGAGTGGCTCCGCCGCCAGTCGATGCTCGGGGACGCCGACGTGCTGAGCCGCGGCCTCTCCGGCTCGCCCAGCATGTGGTCGAACCCGTACGCCCGGCCGGACGCGCGCCGCGCCATCGACACCGCGTCGGTCTGGTTCACCGCCTACCCGATCTCGCTCATCACGAAGGAGGGCGAGTCGTACCTCGGCGCGCTCGGCGACCCGCAGCTGTGGGAGATCTTCCAGTCCATCGGCATCGAGGCCGTGCACACCGGCCCCGTGAAGCTCGCGGGCGGCATCACCGAGTGGTCGCAGACCGCGAGCGTCGACGGCCACTTCGACCGCATCAGCACCCAGATCGACGCCGCGTTCGGCACGGAGGACGAGTTCCGACGCCTCACCGAGGTCGCCGACCGGCACGGCGGCAGCGTCATCGACGACATCGTGCCCGGCCACACCGGCAAGGGCGCCGACTTCCGCCTCGCGGAGATGGGCTACAAGGACTTCCCCGGGATCTACCACATGGTCGAGATCCCCGAGGAGGACTGGGGCCTCCTGCCCGACGTGCTCCCCGGCCGCGACGCCGTGAACCTCGACGTCGCCGCCGAGCAGGCGCTCGCCGACCAGGGCTACATCATCGGCCGCCTGCAGCGCGTGATCTTCTACGCGCCCGGCGTCAAGGAGACCAACTGGAGCGCGACCGCGCCCGTGCTCGGCGTCGACGGCCGCACCCGCCGCTGGGTCTACCTGCACTACTTCAAGCAGGGCCAGCCCTCCATCAACTGGCTCGACCCCACGTTCGCCGGAATGCGCATGGTCATCGGCGACGCGCTGCACTCGCTCGGCGACCTCGGCGCGAGCGCGCTCCGGCTCGACGCCAACGGCTTCCTCGGCGTGGAGAAGAGCGTCGAGGGCCCGGCGTGGTCCGAGGGCCACCCGCTCTCGGAGGCGGCGAACCACCTCATCGCGAGCATGGTGCGCAAGGTCGGCGGATTCTCCTTCCAGGAGCTGAACCTCACGATGGAGGACATCCGCGACACCGGCCGCGTCGGCGCCGACCTCTCCTACGACTTCATCAACCGGCCCGCGTACCAGCACGCGCTCGCGACCGGCGACACCGAGTTCCTGCGCCTCACGCTCCGCACCTCGCTCGAGGTCGGCGTGGATCCCGTCACCCTCGTGCACGCGCTCCAGAACCACGACGAGCTCACCTACGAGCTCGTGCACTGGGCGACCGAGCACTGCGCCGACGTGTTCCCGTTCCGCGGCGACGAGATGACCGGGGCGGATCTCGCGGAGACCATCCGCGGCGACCTCCTCGAGGAGCTCACGGGCGACAGCGCCGACTACAACCACGTGTTCACGACGAACGGCATCGCCTGCACCACGGCGTCCGTCATCGCGGCCGCGCAGGGCTTCACGACGCTCGACGCGATCGGCGATGGCGACGTCGCCGGGATCCGCGCCGCGCACCTCCTGCTCGCCAAGTTCAACGCGTGGCAGCCGGGCGTCTTCGCGCTCTCCGCGTGGGACCTGCTCGGCGTGCTGCCGCTGCACGCGTCGCAGGTGGCCGACCTCATCGAGGGCGGCGACACCCGCTGGGTCCACCGCGGCGGGCACGACCTGCTCGACGCGGCGCCCGAGGCGACCGGGTCCGGATCCGGGATGCCGCGCGGCCGCTCGCTCTACGGATCGCTGCCCGCGCAGGTCGGCGACCCGTCGTCGTTCGCGTCCGGGCTCCGCAGCGTGCTCGAGGTGCGCGAGCGCTTCGACGTCGCGCTCGGCACGCAGCTCGACGTCCCCGACGTCGGCCACCCCGGCATGCTGGTGATGGTGCACCGCCTGGACAACGGCGACCCGGAGGCCGACGCGCGCCTGCAGCTCACGGTGCTGAACTTCACGGGCGAGGCGATCGTCGCGACCGTCCGCTCCGAGGAGCTCCCCGCCCGCCGCGTCGTGCGCGACGCGACCTCGGGCGAGGAGGTCGGCACGGTCGACGACCTGTCCAGCTTCCCCGTGCAGCTCGAGCCCTACGCGGGCCTGTTCCTGCTGCTCGACGAGGAGCCGGAGGCCGAGGAGGCCTAG
- a CDS encoding SdpI family protein: MGVPALLLAVAALLILGTTQLAAWGLLKRNGWIGIRTRPLMASDEAWRAGHTAALPALRSTCLPVAIGGVIGGIAAGAGMNSVASWGSLLLVGGIVWSTFRAGQAAKRVARRQDAERQDAERWRTPPRTRRG, encoded by the coding sequence ATGGGTGTCCCCGCGCTGCTGCTCGCCGTCGCGGCGCTGCTGATCCTCGGCACCACGCAGCTCGCGGCCTGGGGCCTCCTCAAGCGCAACGGGTGGATCGGGATCCGCACGCGCCCCCTCATGGCGAGCGACGAGGCCTGGCGCGCCGGGCACACGGCCGCCCTGCCCGCGCTCCGCAGCACGTGCCTGCCCGTCGCGATCGGCGGCGTCATCGGCGGGATCGCGGCCGGCGCCGGCATGAACAGCGTCGCCAGCTGGGGGTCGCTGCTGCTCGTCGGCGGCATCGTCTGGAGCACGTTCCGCGCGGGGCAGGCGGCCAAGCGGGTGGCCCGGCGCCAGGACGCCGAGCGGCAGGACGCCGAGCGGTGGCGCACGCCGCCCCGCACGCGTCGCGGCTAG
- a CDS encoding YeiH family protein, protein MPATATRLHPALPGLGAAAAAALVAWGVHALVPAIPLLTVAVALGIVAAQIPAARPALTGALKPGLTLASKRLMRIGVVLLGLQLGLSDIVGLGWRAVLLVVAVVVLAFAGTYAIARALRMPGQQPLLLATGCSICGASAIGAMAGVTRAKPADQGAPVALVTLCGTLAIAVLPPLAGPLGLDDVAFGHWVGAGVHDVGQVVATAQIAGSAALTIAIAVKLTRVLLLAPVVAVAGLVMRRREGRVAGAARPPIVPLFVLGFLAAVLIRTFVPLPVGVLDAAQVVQTALLAIALVALGSAVRLRELVGQGGSALAAGLLSWALIAGLALAAVRLS, encoded by the coding sequence ATGCCCGCCACCGCCACCCGCCTCCACCCCGCGCTCCCCGGCCTCGGCGCCGCGGCGGCGGCGGCGCTCGTCGCGTGGGGCGTGCACGCGCTCGTCCCGGCGATCCCGCTGCTCACCGTCGCGGTCGCGCTGGGCATCGTCGCCGCGCAGATCCCGGCCGCCCGGCCCGCGCTCACCGGCGCGCTCAAGCCCGGCCTCACGCTCGCCTCCAAGCGGCTGATGCGGATCGGCGTGGTGCTCCTCGGCCTGCAGCTCGGCCTCTCGGACATCGTCGGGCTCGGCTGGCGCGCGGTCCTACTCGTGGTCGCGGTCGTCGTGCTCGCGTTCGCGGGCACCTACGCGATCGCCCGCGCGCTCCGCATGCCGGGCCAGCAGCCGCTCCTGCTCGCGACCGGGTGCTCCATCTGCGGCGCGAGCGCGATCGGCGCCATGGCCGGCGTCACGCGCGCGAAGCCCGCCGACCAGGGCGCGCCCGTCGCGCTCGTCACCCTCTGCGGGACCCTCGCGATCGCCGTGCTGCCGCCGCTCGCCGGACCGCTCGGCCTCGACGACGTCGCCTTCGGGCACTGGGTGGGCGCGGGCGTGCACGACGTGGGGCAGGTGGTCGCGACCGCGCAGATCGCGGGATCCGCGGCCCTCACCATCGCGATCGCCGTCAAGCTCACGCGCGTGCTGCTGCTCGCGCCCGTCGTCGCCGTCGCGGGCCTCGTGATGCGCCGCCGCGAGGGCCGCGTCGCGGGCGCCGCGCGCCCGCCGATCGTGCCGCTGTTCGTGCTCGGGTTCCTCGCGGCCGTGCTGATCCGCACCTTCGTGCCGCTCCCGGTCGGCGTGCTCGACGCCGCGCAGGTCGTGCAGACCGCGCTGCTGGCGATCGCGCTCGTGGCGCTCGGATCCGCGGTGCGCCTCCGCGAGCTCGTCGGCCAGGGCGGATCCGCGCTCGCCGCCGGCCTCCTCTCCTGGGCGCTCATCGCGGGCCTCGCCCTCGCGGCCGTGCGCCTGAGCTGA
- a CDS encoding L-serine ammonia-lyase yields MTAYVSALDLFSIGIGPSSSHTVGPMRAALLFARECEASPRFTGIARVTVRLFGSLGATGLGHGTPDAVVAGLAGLAPETCDPDEVRGRWSGLGEGVDVPLAGIHPVRMVGRDLTFEPFTRLPRHPNAMHLAALDADGGTVLESTWFSVGGGFVLREDQAPSAVLPTGLPHSFSNADELIELAETTGRSIADVARDTEESIHGSRRAVAGLDAIWDAMAACVTAGLGGQGPLPGGLNVRRRAARVASQLATIDAEGARDTSHEWLHAFALAVNEENASGGRVVTAPTNGAAGIIPAVGSYYLRFVPGADRDGIRDFLLTATAIGSLVKANASISGAEAGCQGEVGTACAMAAGALCAVLGGSPRQVENAAEIAMEHHLGLTCDPVGGLVQIPCIERNAIAASTAVNAARMALHGDGTHLVSLDTVIETMRQTGLDMSTKYKETSTGGLAVNVIEC; encoded by the coding sequence ATGACAGCGTACGTCTCGGCACTCGACCTCTTCTCGATCGGGATCGGGCCGTCGAGCTCGCACACCGTCGGCCCCATGCGCGCGGCGCTGCTCTTCGCCCGGGAGTGCGAGGCGTCGCCGCGGTTCACGGGGATCGCGCGCGTCACGGTGCGGCTGTTCGGCTCGCTCGGCGCCACCGGCCTCGGGCACGGCACGCCCGACGCGGTCGTCGCGGGGCTCGCCGGCCTCGCGCCCGAGACGTGCGACCCGGACGAGGTGCGCGGCCGCTGGTCCGGGCTCGGCGAGGGCGTCGACGTGCCGCTCGCGGGGATCCACCCGGTGCGCATGGTGGGCCGCGACCTCACCTTCGAGCCGTTCACGCGGCTCCCCCGCCACCCCAACGCGATGCACCTCGCGGCGCTCGACGCCGACGGCGGCACGGTGCTCGAGAGCACGTGGTTCTCGGTCGGCGGCGGGTTCGTGCTGCGCGAGGACCAGGCGCCGTCGGCCGTGCTGCCGACCGGGCTCCCGCACTCCTTCTCCAACGCCGACGAGCTGATCGAGCTGGCCGAGACCACCGGGCGGTCCATCGCCGACGTCGCGCGCGACACCGAGGAGTCGATCCACGGATCCCGCCGCGCGGTCGCCGGCCTCGACGCGATCTGGGACGCGATGGCCGCGTGCGTGACCGCGGGGCTCGGCGGCCAGGGCCCGCTGCCGGGCGGTCTCAACGTCCGACGCCGGGCGGCGCGGGTCGCCTCGCAGCTCGCGACCATCGACGCCGAGGGCGCGCGCGACACCAGCCACGAGTGGCTGCACGCGTTCGCGCTCGCGGTCAACGAGGAGAACGCGTCCGGCGGGCGCGTGGTCACGGCGCCCACCAACGGCGCGGCCGGCATCATCCCCGCCGTCGGCTCCTACTACCTGCGGTTCGTGCCCGGCGCCGACCGCGACGGGATCCGCGACTTCCTGCTCACCGCCACGGCGATCGGCTCGCTCGTGAAGGCCAACGCGTCCATCTCGGGCGCCGAGGCCGGCTGCCAGGGCGAGGTCGGCACCGCGTGCGCGATGGCGGCCGGCGCCCTCTGCGCGGTGCTCGGCGGATCCCCGCGGCAGGTCGAGAACGCCGCCGAGATCGCGATGGAGCACCACCTCGGCCTCACGTGCGATCCCGTGGGCGGGCTCGTGCAGATCCCCTGCATCGAGCGGAACGCCATCGCCGCGTCCACGGCCGTGAACGCCGCCCGCATGGCGCTGCACGGCGACGGCACGCACCTCGTCTCGCTCGACACCGTGATCGAGACCATGCGGCAGACGGGCCTCGACATGTCCACCAAGTACAAGGAGACGTCCACCGGGGGCCTCGCGGTCAACGTCATCGAGTGCTGA
- a CDS encoding O-acetylhomoserine aminocarboxypropyltransferase/cysteine synthase family protein, protein MVDREYGFKTRAIHAGNIPDATTGARALPIYQSSAFVFDDTADAAARFALQKYGNVYSRMSNPTVASFEERVASLEGGLGAVATASGLSAQYITFASLAGAGDHIVASANLYGGSITQLNVTLRRFGVETTFVQSSDPADYAAAITDRTKLVFAETVANPSGEIADIEGLAAVAHAAGVPLVIDSTIATPYLNRPIEWGADIVIHSATKFLGGHGTTLGGVVVESGLFDWGSARFPLLDQPVPSYGGLNWTGNFGEYAFLTRLRAEQLRDIGPALAPHSAFLLAQGVETLPYRMQAHIDNSRAVAEWLDADPRITAVNWAGLPAHPHHERARKYLPTGPGSVFTFEVAGGRAVGQRFIESVELASHLANIGDAKTLVIHPASTTHAQLSESQLVDAGVLPGIVRISVGIEDVADIIHDLDQALAAATEGAK, encoded by the coding sequence ATGGTCGATCGCGAGTACGGGTTCAAGACGAGGGCGATCCACGCGGGCAACATCCCCGACGCCACCACGGGCGCGCGCGCCCTCCCCATCTACCAGTCGAGCGCGTTCGTCTTCGACGACACCGCCGACGCCGCCGCGCGCTTCGCGCTGCAGAAGTACGGCAACGTCTACTCGCGCATGTCGAACCCCACCGTCGCGTCCTTCGAGGAGCGCGTCGCCAGCCTCGAGGGCGGCCTCGGCGCGGTCGCCACGGCGAGCGGGCTGAGCGCGCAATACATCACCTTCGCCTCGCTCGCGGGCGCCGGCGACCACATCGTCGCCTCCGCGAACCTCTACGGCGGATCCATCACCCAGCTCAACGTGACCCTCCGCCGCTTCGGCGTCGAGACCACCTTCGTCCAGTCGAGCGATCCGGCCGACTACGCCGCCGCCATCACCGACCGCACGAAGCTCGTCTTCGCGGAGACCGTCGCGAATCCGTCGGGCGAGATCGCGGACATCGAGGGGCTCGCCGCCGTGGCGCACGCGGCCGGCGTCCCGCTCGTCATCGACTCCACCATCGCGACCCCGTACCTCAACCGGCCCATCGAGTGGGGCGCCGACATCGTCATCCACTCGGCCACGAAGTTCCTCGGCGGGCACGGCACCACGCTCGGCGGCGTGGTCGTCGAGTCGGGCCTCTTCGACTGGGGGAGCGCGCGCTTCCCGCTGCTGGACCAGCCCGTGCCGAGCTACGGCGGCCTCAACTGGACCGGCAACTTCGGCGAGTACGCGTTCCTCACCCGCCTCCGCGCCGAGCAGCTGCGCGACATCGGGCCCGCGCTCGCACCGCACTCCGCGTTCCTGCTCGCGCAGGGCGTCGAGACGCTGCCGTACCGGATGCAGGCGCACATCGACAACTCGCGGGCCGTCGCCGAGTGGCTGGATGCGGATCCGCGCATCACGGCCGTCAACTGGGCCGGCCTCCCCGCGCACCCGCACCACGAGCGGGCGCGCAAGTACCTGCCGACGGGACCCGGATCCGTGTTCACGTTCGAGGTCGCGGGCGGCCGCGCGGTGGGCCAGCGCTTCATCGAGTCGGTCGAGCTCGCGAGCCACCTCGCCAACATCGGCGACGCGAAGACCCTCGTCATCCACCCGGCCTCCACGACCCACGCGCAGCTGAGCGAGTCGCAGCTGGTGGACGCGGGCGTGCTGCCCGGCATCGTCCGCATCAGCGTCGGCATCGAGGACGTCGCCGACATCATCCACGACCTGGACCAGGCGCTCGCCGCCGCCACGGAGGGAGCGAAGTGA
- a CDS encoding SRPBCC family protein, producing MACGHRRAAHPPCQHGSVPVVESRRIVPVPPGAAFAISQTQGAIRKRWDPFIAHQHLMGGATEPAKGVRTFTVSRLGLSMVSEYVSHQPPSNVGMTMTQGSWFFARMGGGWRFAPVEGEPGQTLATWRYNLACRPAWLAPVAERIGAWILQRDMDRSIDGFARGCADPVVLAHVGPGAVMSDGS from the coding sequence GTGGCGTGCGGCCACCGCCGTGCTGCGCACCCGCCGTGCCAGCATGGATCCGTACCCGTCGTCGAGTCCCGCCGCATCGTCCCCGTCCCGCCGGGAGCGGCGTTCGCGATCTCGCAGACGCAGGGGGCGATCCGGAAGCGGTGGGATCCCTTCATCGCGCACCAGCACCTCATGGGCGGCGCGACGGAGCCCGCCAAGGGCGTCCGGACGTTCACCGTCTCGCGCCTCGGTCTCAGCATGGTGAGCGAGTACGTCTCGCACCAGCCGCCGTCGAACGTGGGCATGACGATGACGCAGGGGTCGTGGTTCTTCGCGCGCATGGGCGGCGGATGGCGGTTCGCGCCCGTCGAGGGCGAGCCCGGGCAGACGCTCGCGACCTGGCGCTACAACCTCGCGTGCCGGCCCGCCTGGCTCGCGCCCGTCGCCGAGCGCATCGGCGCGTGGATCCTGCAGCGCGACATGGACCGGAGCATCGACGGGTTCGCGCGCGGGTGCGCGGATCCCGTGGTGCTGGCGCACGTGGGTCCGGGCGCCGTCATGTCCGACGGGAGCTGA
- a CDS encoding CoA-binding protein — translation MPRSSPLAALLRSERTWTGPSAKERQAILRRATSIAIVGASPNPARSSYFVGTYLQQSSDYRVYFVNPNATEILGRQAYPDLASLPEVPDIVDVFRKASDIPSVVDDVVAIGAPVIWVQLGIWNQEAAEDAEARGLTVVMDRCVKVEHARFHGGLHLVGFDTGVISSRKAAV, via the coding sequence ATCCCCCGCTCCAGCCCGCTCGCCGCGCTCCTCCGCAGCGAGCGCACGTGGACCGGACCGAGCGCGAAGGAGCGCCAGGCGATCCTCCGCCGCGCGACGAGCATCGCCATCGTCGGCGCCTCGCCGAACCCGGCCCGCTCCAGCTACTTCGTCGGCACGTACCTGCAGCAGTCGAGCGACTACCGTGTGTACTTCGTGAACCCGAACGCCACCGAGATCCTCGGGCGACAGGCGTACCCCGACCTCGCGTCGCTGCCCGAGGTGCCCGACATCGTCGACGTGTTCCGGAAGGCGAGCGACATCCCCTCGGTGGTGGACGACGTGGTCGCCATCGGCGCGCCCGTCATCTGGGTGCAGCTCGGCATCTGGAACCAGGAGGCGGCCGAGGACGCGGAGGCCCGCGGGCTCACGGTCGTCATGGACCGCTGCGTCAAGGTCGAGCACGCCCGGTTCCACGGCGGCCTGCACCTGGTCGGCTTCGACACCGGCGTGATCAGCTCGCGGAAGGCCGCGGTCTAG
- a CDS encoding GlsB/YeaQ/YmgE family stress response membrane protein, with the protein MGIIGFLVLGLIAGALAKLILPGKQGGGIIVTLILGVVGAFLGGFIGSALFNKPVDGFDLGSLALAIVGAIIVLLVYGAIVGRKKA; encoded by the coding sequence ATGGGCATCATCGGTTTTCTGGTTCTGGGTCTGATCGCCGGAGCGCTCGCCAAGCTGATCCTCCCGGGCAAGCAGGGTGGCGGAATCATCGTCACGCTGATCCTGGGCGTCGTCGGGGCCTTCCTCGGCGGCTTCATCGGCAGCGCGCTCTTCAACAAGCCGGTCGACGGCTTCGACCTCGGCTCGCTCGCGCTCGCCATCGTCGGCGCGATCATCGTCCTGCTGGTCTACGGCGCGATCGTGGGCCGCAAGAAGGCCTAG
- a CDS encoding DUF427 domain-containing protein, translating to MRIPPARRPREIPGEGQESVWDYPRPPRVDPSSEHVVIELGGRVVADSRSAVRVLETSHPPVYYLPSADFAAGVLASAAGRSWCEYKGEASYLSLTAGGVTADRAAWWYPSPTRGFEVLADKVAVYPSRMDGITVDGIQVEAQEGDFYGGWITPRVVGPFKGAPGTLGW from the coding sequence ATGCGCATCCCACCGGCCCGTCGTCCCCGCGAGATCCCCGGCGAGGGGCAGGAGTCGGTGTGGGACTACCCGCGTCCGCCGCGCGTCGACCCGTCGTCCGAGCACGTCGTGATCGAGCTCGGCGGACGCGTCGTCGCCGACAGCCGATCCGCTGTGCGGGTGCTCGAGACGAGCCACCCGCCGGTCTACTACCTCCCCTCCGCCGACTTCGCCGCGGGCGTGCTCGCGTCTGCCGCGGGCCGGTCGTGGTGCGAGTACAAGGGGGAGGCGTCGTACCTCTCGCTCACCGCCGGCGGCGTCACGGCCGACCGCGCGGCCTGGTGGTACCCGTCGCCCACGCGCGGCTTCGAGGTGCTCGCCGACAAGGTCGCCGTGTACCCGTCCCGCATGGACGGCATCACGGTCGACGGCATCCAGGTGGAGGCCCAGGAGGGCGACTTCTACGGCGGCTGGATCACGCCGCGCGTGGTCGGCCCGTTCAAGGGCGCGCCGGGCACGCTCGGCTGGTGA
- a CDS encoding membrane protein, translating into MFLRSRSRGRDTFGLVILGVGLCVVSVLGLTGVFGEISSAGRGSTIVLLGVPIGLVVIGMGIANAIRGWSDPGDAEVDDPPHAGDRSGLPDPDGTGPDRTRPDGMIDR; encoded by the coding sequence GTGTTCCTGCGGAGCCGGTCGCGCGGGCGCGACACCTTCGGCTTGGTGATCCTGGGGGTCGGCCTGTGCGTGGTGTCGGTGCTCGGGCTCACGGGCGTCTTCGGCGAGATCAGCAGCGCCGGGCGCGGTTCGACGATCGTGCTCCTGGGCGTGCCCATCGGCCTCGTCGTGATCGGCATGGGGATCGCGAACGCCATCCGCGGCTGGAGCGACCCGGGCGACGCCGAGGTCGACGATCCTCCCCATGCCGGCGACCGATCCGGCCTGCCCGACCCGGACGGGACCGGCCCGGACCGCACCCGCCCGGATGGGATGATCGACCGGTGA
- a CDS encoding dolichyl-phosphate-mannose--protein mannosyltransferase, which yields MPDSPHRPAEHGDDGTAAPVAAYVIPEPADAPDATPARAAQRADERAVTARGSRLDDLWARLVSTPARRRAWHGGGPIAITLLAAVLRIQSLGHPATLVFDETFYVKDAWTLLHLGYEGSWPTDPNPDFIAGQTDGYLQAPAFVAHPPLGKWIIALGLAVFGAAAPVGWRIATAVVGTLAVVLLMLIARRLTGSAVVATIAGFLFAIDGHAIVMSRIALLDTHVMFFGLLGFGAILLDRTWHERRFTALLERRRAARPVDARPLEFGPVVLWRPWLVAAGLAFGVTSSVKWSGIFFLAGFGLYVVITDMLLRRRHGLAAWFTAGAAVQGPVSFLLLVPPAIAAFLASYAGWFATSNGYFRDWAAEGANAWQGGLAWVPLSIQSLWHYLAQQYAFNVGLDVTHPYRADPRLWLLLYRPTQFYYEGYGYGESGCTIDACSASITSIANPIIWWLSVAAMRYLVYRLAARREWRVGLVLMGMVVGYLPWLLYVNRPVFQFYSIAFEPYLILCLAMVLGMILGDRGDPRPRRTRGIVIVGVVLVVCALVSAFFYPLWTGQLVPTWFWRLHAWIPSGWI from the coding sequence GTGCCCGACTCGCCCCACCGCCCCGCCGAGCACGGGGACGACGGCACGGCCGCTCCCGTCGCGGCATACGTGATCCCCGAGCCCGCCGACGCTCCGGACGCGACGCCGGCCCGGGCTGCCCAGCGCGCCGACGAGCGCGCGGTCACCGCCCGCGGATCCCGCCTCGACGACCTGTGGGCGCGCCTCGTCTCCACACCCGCCCGCCGCCGCGCGTGGCACGGGGGCGGCCCCATCGCCATCACGCTGCTCGCGGCGGTCCTCCGGATCCAGAGCCTCGGCCACCCCGCCACGCTCGTGTTCGACGAGACCTTCTACGTGAAGGACGCGTGGACCCTCCTCCACCTCGGCTACGAGGGCTCGTGGCCCACGGATCCGAACCCCGACTTCATCGCCGGGCAGACCGACGGCTACCTCCAGGCACCCGCGTTCGTGGCGCACCCGCCGCTCGGCAAGTGGATCATCGCGCTCGGCCTCGCGGTCTTCGGCGCGGCGGCTCCGGTGGGCTGGCGCATCGCGACCGCCGTCGTCGGCACGCTCGCGGTCGTCCTCCTGATGCTCATCGCCCGCCGCCTCACGGGCTCCGCGGTCGTCGCGACCATCGCCGGCTTCCTGTTCGCGATCGACGGCCACGCCATCGTGATGAGCCGCATCGCGCTGCTCGACACGCACGTGATGTTCTTCGGCCTGCTCGGCTTCGGCGCGATCCTCCTCGACCGCACCTGGCACGAGCGCCGCTTCACCGCGCTGCTCGAACGCCGTCGGGCGGCGCGCCCCGTGGACGCGCGGCCGCTGGAGTTCGGCCCGGTCGTGCTGTGGCGCCCGTGGCTCGTCGCGGCCGGCCTCGCGTTCGGCGTGACCTCCAGCGTCAAGTGGTCCGGCATCTTCTTCCTCGCGGGCTTCGGCCTCTACGTGGTGATCACCGACATGCTGCTGCGCCGCCGCCACGGGCTCGCCGCGTGGTTCACGGCGGGCGCCGCGGTGCAGGGGCCCGTGTCGTTCCTCCTCCTCGTCCCGCCCGCGATCGCCGCGTTCCTCGCCTCCTACGCGGGCTGGTTCGCCACATCGAACGGGTACTTCCGCGACTGGGCGGCGGAGGGCGCGAACGCGTGGCAGGGCGGCCTCGCGTGGGTGCCGCTGTCGATCCAGAGCCTCTGGCACTACCTCGCGCAGCAGTACGCGTTCAACGTGGGGCTCGACGTCACGCACCCGTACCGCGCGGATCCGCGCCTCTGGCTCCTGCTCTACCGGCCGACGCAGTTCTACTACGAGGGCTACGGCTACGGGGAGTCGGGCTGCACGATCGACGCGTGCTCGGCGTCCATCACCTCGATCGCGAATCCCATCATCTGGTGGCTCTCGGTGGCCGCGATGCGCTACCTCGTCTACCGGCTCGCCGCCCGCCGCGAGTGGCGCGTGGGCCTCGTGCTCATGGGCATGGTCGTCGGGTACCTGCCGTGGCTGCTCTACGTGAACCGCCCGGTCTTCCAGTTCTACTCGATCGCCTTCGAGCCGTACCTGATCCTGTGCCTCGCGATGGTGCTCGGCATGATCCTCGGCGACCGCGGCGATCCCCGGCCCCGCCGCACGCGCGGCATCGTGATCGTGGGCGTGGTCCTCGTGGTGTGCGCCCTCGTCAGCGCGTTCTTCTACCCGCTGTGGACCGGGCAGCTCGTGCCCACCTGGTTCTGGCGGCTACACGCGTGGATCCCCTCGGGCTGGATCTGA